From the genome of Ailuropoda melanoleuca isolate Jingjing chromosome 5, ASM200744v2, whole genome shotgun sequence:
TTGGGAATGATTACACATGACAGAGGatatctgaaaaataatgaaggagAACTCCAAAGGATTTTTAAGTAACAATCACTGGAGTAATCGAAGATGAGagttagtgacctagaagacactGGAAGAATTTACCCAGAAGCAGCATAAAGagaaaagggatggaaaaacacaAAAGGCAGGATGACAGAGACGGAGGATCGAAGGGGTGTAATAAACTCATCAATCAGAGCTCTAGAAGTGAGAACAGAGAGCAAGCGGGAACATCGACATTCAGTGACATAACGGCTGATGGTTTTCCAAGAATGACGGGGGGAAAGATCCTGTTTCAGAAAGTCCAACAAATTCCAAacaggataaagaaaagaaagacacatcTCAATATATTGTTGTGAAACTACAGAACGCCAAAGACAAAGagttgggtttttggttttttgttttttttttaaagattttatgtgtttatttgtcagagaaagagagcacaagcaggaggagtggcagagacagagggagaagcaggctccccggcgagcaagaagcctgacgtgggctcgatcccaggacccgagatcgtgccctgagccggaggcagacacttcaccgactgagcccccgaGACAGAGTTCTTACACCCATTCCGAGCTCCCGGGTTCTTGAACTCACAAGTGATTAATTCTGACCAAAGGAAGACTACCCTTGAACCCGTGGTAGACTCCAGCACAACATGCGGACTGCTAAGCAGTACTTGCCTTctccatgttttcatttccttctaaatACCTGAAAAGGCTTAGTTCACTGGCTataaagagattaagaaaacggttgattttcaaaaataaaaagatcacaaACCTGGTAGCTGAACTATAGAGAGACATGGGACCCAAGGAAATAACTGCTTTCTCAGTACCAAGAGGACATCAGTGGAGCTGTTCAGTGAACCAGCAGATTGAgaaagggagggggcagggaagggtgcGCACCTGCAGCTGGTACAGGTGTAGAAGACCGTCTGTCCCTCGTCGGCCGAGCGCATCTGTCTGGTGTGGTAGGCCATTCCTTCATGACCACATCGAGAGCAGCGCCTGTCAACCTGGCCAGCAATGCAGGCGGGGCGGGGATGGTCAGGGAGGCCCCGTCCTGCCCCTTGTTGCTCCCAGCAATCACATGTCACACTCCTCCTCAAGCAGGGCTGCTTCCCTCCAGACCTCAGCAACCACCCCTGCATCTCCACACCGCCCTCCCGAGGGGGCCAGTCCTGGGGGTCATTAACTCACCACGGGTCCCTGGAACTCAGGCCCTTCGTCCACCGACACGGGAACGGCTGTCCCCAGTTTGTTGAACACGATGCAGGTGTTCACGACCTTCCCCTCGAAGTCTGCGCGGGCGGGAAGCACGGTCGTGGCACCTGCACTGCCCTCCCCGCGGGCTCTGCCCCGGGGCCCCCGGCGTCAgggcccccgccgccgcccccccGGCCGCTCACCTCGCACGGGGACGCGGAAGCCGCAGCGAACGCAGGTGACCGTGTCCTGCGCCCCGGGCAGCGGCAGGATGGAGCCGCAATCCGGACAGAAGTCCAGGTCCGACTGGAATCTGGAGCGGGAGCGCGCGCTGTCCATGACGCACGGGGTCCGCAGCGCTGGGGGCGGCAGGACGCGTGCCAGCGACGCAGAGCAGCCCCTCCGCCGGACCGAGCGAGCGGCCGCAGCCGGAGCCTGCGTGCCTGCGCGCGCGATGCTCCGCGTCCGCCGGCCGTGTGCAGTCCTCCGGAGCAGACGAGAGCGCCGGCCCAGCGCGGGACGGGCTAGAGCGTCCGCCGCGCCGGCTCGCCATTGGCCTTGACGTCATAATCTGTCGCCACGGA
Proteins encoded in this window:
- the POLR1H gene encoding DNA-directed RNA polymerase I subunit RPA12; the protein is MDSARSRSRFQSDLDFCPDCGSILPLPGAQDTVTCVRCGFRVPVRDFEGKVVNTCIVFNKLGTAVPVSVDEGPEFQGPVVDRRCSRCGHEGMAYHTRQMRSADEGQTVFYTCTSCRFQEKEDS